One Streptomyces taklimakanensis DNA window includes the following coding sequences:
- a CDS encoding replication/maintenance protein RepL — MTSDPPTPPPVGPRPLAPQDGGPGFDDILVALGKQLGETVESTRQASGSRKKLKGVTFEYEQEPRTVHDMAGDQGYSIASNWFTQFLAQLAVANSVTKSEMCVFLYVAGGQIAGTGIAQYTQQEITDGLNKEAHRIGARRITRSTVNRAIKALCEYGWLEKHGNGRIRLNVRLWFRGNSTAQQAVLADLEREHGRDPQAFPHRIGPHHGEQQALDLALDDPPPPTRQERTG; from the coding sequence GTGACATCTGACCCGCCCACCCCACCCCCGGTGGGCCCCCGCCCACTCGCCCCTCAAGACGGAGGCCCGGGCTTCGACGACATCCTCGTCGCCCTGGGCAAGCAGTTGGGGGAGACCGTCGAGTCCACCCGGCAGGCTTCCGGATCCCGTAAGAAGCTCAAGGGTGTCACCTTCGAGTACGAGCAGGAACCCCGTACCGTCCACGACATGGCCGGTGACCAGGGCTACAGCATCGCCAGCAACTGGTTCACCCAGTTTCTCGCCCAGCTGGCCGTCGCCAACAGTGTCACCAAGTCGGAGATGTGCGTCTTCCTCTACGTCGCCGGAGGGCAGATCGCCGGAACCGGTATCGCCCAGTACACCCAGCAGGAGATCACCGACGGCCTCAACAAGGAGGCCCACCGCATCGGAGCCCGACGCATCACGCGCTCCACTGTCAACCGGGCCATCAAGGCCCTCTGTGAGTACGGGTGGCTGGAGAAACACGGCAACGGCAGGATCCGGCTCAACGTCCGGTTGTGGTTCCGTGGCAACAGCACGGCCCAACAGGCCGTCCTCGCCGACCTCGAACGTGAACACGGACGCGATCCCCAGGCGTTCCCCCACAGGATCGGCCCCCACCATGGTGAGCAGCAAGCCCTCGACCTCGCCTTGGACGACCCCCCGCCCCCCACCCGACAGGAGCGAACAGGGTGA
- a CDS encoding ParA family protein translates to MTSPYPDGDREKVASKLPAALRQELKIRTAEYGIDIQDAVTEGIHAWRADGGHRAAVDTAGAESFSTWLPNGLYGRFKEDCSARGVSYTQGLAQSVRGWLDAHPSPGRQSHTGPQRKIVCNQKGGVGKTAVAAGIAQAYAEDGKRVLLVDYDPQGHLSEQLGIAQIPPGEDSLVAHMCAEGKADLRELLVTFEDERFGKRLQILPACFDGFLLDAKIATNTRIRRREATLERALEPLETDFDIVVIDCPPSLGIAMDAAIYYGRRRDGEPTGASGVIIPVLAEDSSATAYAMLTEQIESLKEDLDLELDYLGLVVNLYDSRRGFVATSSLRQWKSLGDPPVLAVIGDLKEQREAVRMGRPLLAYAPHCDQAEAMRRIARASS, encoded by the coding sequence ATGACATCCCCTTATCCTGATGGCGACCGGGAAAAGGTAGCGTCAAAGCTCCCGGCCGCCCTCCGTCAAGAGCTCAAGATCCGTACTGCCGAGTACGGCATCGACATCCAGGACGCCGTCACCGAAGGCATCCACGCCTGGCGTGCCGACGGCGGTCACCGCGCCGCCGTGGACACCGCCGGTGCCGAGTCCTTCTCCACCTGGCTGCCCAACGGGCTCTACGGCCGGTTCAAAGAGGACTGTTCCGCACGTGGCGTCTCCTACACCCAGGGCTTGGCCCAGTCCGTTCGCGGTTGGCTGGACGCCCACCCGTCCCCCGGCCGGCAGTCCCACACCGGACCGCAACGCAAGATCGTCTGCAATCAGAAAGGCGGCGTCGGCAAGACCGCCGTGGCCGCCGGCATCGCCCAGGCCTACGCCGAGGACGGCAAGCGGGTCCTCCTCGTCGACTACGACCCCCAAGGACACCTGAGCGAACAACTCGGCATCGCGCAGATTCCCCCGGGCGAGGACAGCCTGGTGGCCCACATGTGCGCCGAAGGCAAGGCGGACCTGCGCGAACTGCTGGTCACCTTCGAGGACGAGCGGTTCGGCAAGAGGCTCCAGATACTGCCCGCCTGCTTCGACGGGTTCCTGCTGGACGCGAAGATCGCCACCAACACCCGGATCCGCCGCCGGGAGGCCACTCTCGAACGGGCCCTGGAACCCTTGGAGACGGACTTCGACATCGTCGTCATCGACTGCCCGCCGTCACTGGGCATCGCCATGGACGCCGCCATCTACTACGGTCGACGCCGCGACGGCGAACCCACCGGCGCCTCCGGCGTCATCATCCCCGTCCTCGCCGAGGACTCCTCCGCCACGGCCTACGCCATGCTCACCGAGCAGATCGAATCGCTGAAGGAAGACCTCGACCTCGAACTGGACTACCTGGGCCTGGTGGTGAACCTGTACGACTCCCGTCGCGGATTCGTCGCCACCTCCAGCCTCCGGCAGTGGAAGTCCCTGGGAGACCCACCCGTCCTGGCGGTCATCGGCGACCTGAAGGAACAACGCGAGGCCGTCCGCATGGGCAGACCCCTGCTGGCCTACGCCCCCCACTGTGACCAGGCCGAGGCCATGCGGCGGATCGCGAGGGCCTCGTCATGA